From a region of the Campylobacter sp. CNRCH_2014_0184h genome:
- the lptA gene encoding lipopolysaccharide transport periplasmic protein LptA: MVFRAVIFLCLLNLFAFSAQKIEVYAKDFYLDEKNETSVLTGDVEVKKGNDVLNSQKLVIYMKNKQPTKYIATKDAKFKIMMKDKTYHGSGDEFIYNVAKDTYEINGNAKITEMQTKKELIGDKIIVDRKNMTYRVVSKDKKPAKFVFEVKE; encoded by the coding sequence ATGGTTTTTAGAGCAGTAATTTTTTTGTGTTTGTTAAATTTGTTCGCATTTAGTGCACAAAAAATAGAAGTTTACGCTAAGGATTTTTACTTAGATGAAAAAAATGAAACAAGTGTATTAACCGGTGATGTAGAAGTTAAAAAAGGTAATGATGTTTTAAATTCGCAAAAATTAGTTATTTATATGAAAAACAAACAACCCACCAAGTATATAGCTACTAAAGATGCTAAATTTAAAATCATGATGAAAGATAAAACTTATCATGGAAGCGGTGATGAGTTTATTTATAATGTGGCTAAGGATACATATGAGATTAATGGCAATGCAAAAATTACAGAAATGCAAACAAAAAAAGAACTCATAGGGGATAAAATCATAGTAGATAGAAAAAATATGACTTATAGAGTAGTGAGTAAAGATAAAAAACCTGCCAAATTTGTATTTGAAGTAAAAGAATGA
- a CDS encoding TatD family hydrolase produces the protein MFLDCDFSEKIIDTHCHLDNQAYFGCLDEMLNHAFASGVDKIIIPGADIKDLPRAREIAHDYENVYFSCGVHPYDIDDFDLDVLKEFINDKKCVAVGECGLDYYRLRADEDEIKAKQKEVFIAQIQLAIEYKKPLIVHVREANEDSFNILKTYAKDLQGGVLHCFNASELLLQLADDGFYFGIGGVLTFKNAKKLVEVLPKIPKDKLVLETDGPYLTPEPYRGKVNDPILTHFVAQKMAELLNLSKNEIIKLTNSNANRLFFQGL, from the coding sequence ATGTTTTTAGATTGTGATTTTAGCGAAAAAATCATAGATACACATTGTCATCTAGATAATCAAGCTTATTTTGGATGTTTGGATGAGATGTTAAATCATGCCTTTGCTAGTGGAGTAGATAAAATCATCATACCTGGAGCAGATATAAAAGATTTGCCAAGAGCAAGAGAAATTGCACATGATTATGAAAATGTGTATTTTTCTTGTGGAGTGCATCCTTATGATATAGATGATTTTGATTTGGATGTTTTAAAAGAATTTATAAATGATAAAAAATGCGTTGCAGTGGGTGAGTGCGGACTTGATTATTATCGTTTAAGGGCTGATGAGGATGAAATAAAAGCAAAGCAAAAAGAAGTTTTTATAGCTCAAATTCAGCTAGCTATTGAATATAAAAAGCCTTTGATTGTTCATGTGCGTGAAGCTAATGAAGATAGTTTTAATATTTTAAAAACATATGCAAAAGATTTACAAGGTGGTGTTTTGCATTGTTTTAATGCTAGTGAGCTTTTACTTCAGCTAGCAGATGATGGTTTTTATTTTGGTATAGGTGGGGTTTTAACTTTTAAAAATGCAAAAAAATTAGTAGAAGTTTTACCTAAAATTCCAAAAGATAAGCTTGTTTTAGAAACAGATGGACCTTATTTAACTCCAGAGCCATATCGTGGCAAGGTAAATGATCCTATTTTGACCCATTTTGTAGCTCAAAAAATGGCTGAGCTTTTAAATTTATCTAAAAATGAAATAATAAAACTTACTAATTCTAATGCTAATCGTTTGTTTTTCCAAGGTTTATGA
- a CDS encoding septal ring lytic transglycosylase RlpA family protein: MQKSKQLKKYQKTLIQKSLVVSCVGVLFSACSMVPISTPTVYYPERDFKSVKHNNTSLKGTMKPYTINGKTYYPTVVEVGEIAEGIASWYGPGFHGKKTSNGETYDQHAYTAAHKTLPMNTIVKVTNLKNHRQTTVRINDRGPFVAGRIIDLSNMAARDIDMIQSGTAPVRLEVIGFGTSASSGSVHTNSNLGSSGEIADSGHIFQGGSFMVQIGAFRNKNGAELIAGRYKNYNSYTSTIQTSAKDGLHRVFLKGFRSEQEARDFVDSGSFPGAFIVRE, encoded by the coding sequence ATGCAAAAATCAAAACAACTCAAAAAATATCAAAAAACTCTCATACAAAAGTCGTTAGTCGTTAGTTGTGTAGGAGTTTTGTTTAGTGCTTGTAGTATGGTGCCTATTAGCACACCTACTGTGTATTATCCAGAGAGGGATTTTAAAAGTGTAAAGCACAATAACACTAGTTTAAAAGGTACCATGAAGCCTTACACTATTAATGGTAAAACTTATTATCCAACTGTAGTAGAGGTGGGTGAGATAGCTGAAGGTATAGCTAGTTGGTATGGACCGGGCTTCCATGGTAAAAAAACTTCCAATGGTGAAACTTATGATCAACACGCATATACTGCAGCTCATAAAACTTTGCCTATGAATACCATAGTAAAAGTAACTAATTTAAAAAATCACCGTCAAACTACTGTTAGGATTAACGATAGAGGACCTTTTGTAGCAGGTAGGATTATAGATTTATCTAATATGGCTGCAAGAGATATAGATATGATTCAATCTGGAACAGCTCCTGTAAGACTTGAAGTGATTGGCTTTGGAACAAGTGCAAGTTCGGGTTCAGTTCATACTAATTCTAATTTAGGCAGCAGTGGAGAGATTGCTGATAGTGGTCATATTTTCCAAGGTGGATCTTTTATGGTGCAAATTGGAGCATTTAGAAATAAAAATGGCGCAGAGCTAATAGCAGGTAGATACAAAAATTATAATTCTTATACTTCAACTATACAAACAAGTGCTAAAGATGGCTTACATAGAGTATTTTTAAAAGGTTTTAGAAGTGAGCAAGAAGCAAGAGATTTTGTTGATAGTGGATCTTTCCCAGGCGCGTTTATAGTAAGAGAGTAA
- the mrdA gene encoding penicillin-binding protein 2, with amino-acid sequence MRMRLVMGFIACFFLLLLARVYYISIKSNVYYEEIAKQNAIKTQFLAPVRGQILDIKGRPLAVNKLGFSISIKPYLHIKKKNRNLLEQELQVIVDAFPDLNITKLKRNYIKADSYYNQDYIEVVPFVEYDAMIKHFTKLNLRENMQVKSTTQRFYPYDALASHVIGYVGKANLNDMNENEIARLTSYVGRSGIERSYNDILQGQNGEKVSKVNALNKEIEELSYKKPTSSNITLSIDLDLQEYLASIFENLAGAAIVMDVKSGAILAAGSFPEYNLNPFVTGISQEEWDKLSNDLNHPFTNKLINGLYPPGSVIKMGTALAFLDSGKVSENHKYLCDSNFELGGRKFRCWKAIGHGYVDMTDAIRESCDVYFYKGALEVGIDTISSVFERIGFGAKTGVDLPNEFIGTVPNRIWKKEKYNQPWYQGETLNTSIGQGDFLATPMQVAKFTAMIATAKDITPHFLHSVDDNITKINFDNNESVFTTFELSKLPLLRRAMYEVANEDGGTTARFLRNSPITIAAKTGTAQVVGISQSEKKRIKEEDLEYFLRSHAWITSYAPYEKPQYVVVVLIEHGKSGSSTGGPILAKIYQKLIDLGYIDKKYIKKKTK; translated from the coding sequence ATGCGTATGCGTTTGGTGATGGGATTTATAGCTTGTTTTTTCTTGCTTTTGCTTGCTAGGGTGTATTATATAAGTATTAAATCTAATGTTTATTATGAAGAAATAGCTAAACAAAATGCCATTAAAACGCAATTTTTAGCACCTGTTAGAGGGCAAATTTTAGATATAAAGGGTAGACCCTTAGCGGTAAATAAATTAGGTTTTTCGATCTCTATAAAGCCATATTTGCATATAAAAAAGAAAAACAGAAATCTTTTAGAGCAGGAATTGCAGGTTATAGTAGATGCTTTTCCTGATTTAAACATAACTAAATTAAAACGAAATTATATAAAAGCAGATTCTTATTATAATCAAGATTATATAGAAGTAGTTCCATTTGTAGAATATGATGCGATGATTAAGCATTTTACTAAGCTTAATTTGCGCGAAAACATGCAAGTTAAATCTACTACTCAAAGATTTTATCCTTATGATGCTTTAGCTAGCCATGTTATAGGTTATGTTGGAAAAGCAAATTTAAATGATATGAATGAAAATGAAATTGCAAGATTGACTAGCTATGTAGGGCGTAGTGGCATAGAGCGTTCTTATAATGATATTTTACAAGGTCAAAATGGTGAAAAGGTTAGCAAGGTAAATGCATTAAATAAAGAAATAGAAGAACTTTCTTATAAAAAACCTACTTCAAGTAATATCACTTTAAGCATAGATCTTGATTTGCAAGAATACTTAGCCAGTATTTTTGAAAATTTAGCAGGTGCAGCTATAGTAATGGATGTAAAAAGCGGAGCTATTTTGGCAGCGGGTAGTTTTCCTGAGTATAATCTCAATCCATTTGTTACGGGTATTAGTCAAGAAGAATGGGATAAACTTTCTAATGATTTAAATCATCCTTTTACTAATAAACTTATTAACGGTCTTTATCCTCCAGGTTCAGTTATAAAAATGGGTACAGCTTTAGCTTTTTTAGATAGTGGAAAAGTAAGTGAAAATCATAAATATTTGTGTGATTCTAACTTTGAGCTTGGTGGTAGAAAATTTAGATGTTGGAAGGCTATAGGTCATGGTTATGTAGATATGACAGATGCTATTAGGGAAAGTTGTGATGTGTATTTTTATAAAGGCGCTTTAGAGGTTGGTATTGATACTATTAGTTCTGTTTTTGAAAGAATAGGTTTTGGTGCAAAAACAGGAGTGGATTTACCTAATGAATTTATAGGAACAGTACCTAATAGAATATGGAAAAAAGAAAAATACAACCAACCATGGTATCAAGGTGAAACTTTAAATACAAGCATAGGACAAGGTGATTTTCTTGCTACTCCTATGCAAGTGGCTAAATTTACAGCTATGATTGCTACGGCTAAAGATATCACACCGCATTTTTTACATAGCGTTGATGATAATATTACTAAGATAAATTTTGATAATAATGAAAGTGTTTTTACGACTTTTGAACTATCAAAACTTCCACTTTTAAGGCGTGCTATGTATGAAGTTGCTAATGAAGACGGTGGAACTACGGCAAGATTTTTAAGAAATTCACCTATTACCATAGCAGCCAAAACAGGAACAGCACAAGTAGTTGGAATTTCTCAAAGTGAAAAAAAGCGTATTAAAGAAGAGGATTTAGAATATTTTTTAAGATCTCATGCTTGGATTACTTCTTATGCACCTTATGAAAAACCACAATATGTAGTAGTGGTTTTAATCGAACACGGAAAAAGCGGTAGTAGTACAGGAGGGCCTATACTGGCTAAAATTTATCAAAAACTTATAGATTTGGGTTATATTGATAAAAAATATATCAAGAAAAAGACTAAATAA
- a CDS encoding lytic transglycosylase domain-containing protein: MKKSFLFFILVLLCLNAKALQFTPEHYTQQAQILRNLDIEASYLSDMIFLEFKESSMDMHSKTLVDTMREFYKITPIIRKILEKENIPQEFLYLAIVESGLKIHSISRTKAVGVWQFMKPTAQTLGLRIDPYVDERKDLVKSTYAAITYLKQLKEQFGKWYLAILAYNCGDGKLRQAIKKAKSDDLRVLLDPDKKYLPLETRIFIRKILTMAFLANNNDFLISQDSALLNYALSSEVKKISVPPSVSLRELAKVAKMSYKEFKRYNPHFNYDFTPPDKKDYYMYIPLSKSVAVEKALENVKLAKVDTTIPHTKIYIVKEGDSLYTIARKHKISVESIKEYNKIKGNLININQKLVLKIKENNNAKIKTTQKISKNSHTKVVSR; this comes from the coding sequence ATGAAAAAAAGCTTTTTATTTTTTATTTTAGTGTTATTATGTTTAAATGCTAAAGCCTTGCAATTTACTCCAGAGCACTATACTCAACAAGCACAAATTTTAAGAAATTTAGATATAGAAGCAAGCTATCTTAGTGATATGATTTTTTTAGAATTTAAAGAATCTTCCATGGATATGCATTCTAAAACTTTAGTAGATACGATGAGGGAATTTTACAAAATCACTCCAATTATCCGTAAAATCTTAGAAAAAGAAAATATCCCTCAAGAATTTTTATACTTAGCAATTGTAGAATCTGGTTTAAAAATTCATTCTATCTCAAGAACTAAAGCAGTAGGTGTTTGGCAATTTATGAAACCAACAGCACAAACTTTGGGTTTAAGGATAGATCCTTATGTAGATGAGAGAAAAGATTTAGTAAAATCAACTTATGCAGCTATTACTTATTTAAAACAACTAAAAGAGCAGTTTGGAAAATGGTATTTGGCTATTTTAGCTTATAATTGCGGTGATGGTAAATTACGTCAAGCTATAAAAAAAGCAAAAAGTGATGATTTAAGGGTTTTGCTTGATCCTGATAAAAAATACTTGCCATTAGAAACTAGAATTTTTATTAGAAAAATTCTTACTATGGCATTTTTGGCTAATAATAATGATTTTTTAATTTCTCAAGATAGTGCTTTGCTTAATTATGCCCTATCAAGTGAAGTTAAAAAAATCTCAGTTCCACCAAGTGTTTCTTTAAGAGAGCTTGCCAAAGTAGCTAAAATGTCTTATAAAGAATTTAAGCGTTATAATCCACATTTTAATTATGACTTTACTCCACCTGATAAAAAAGATTATTACATGTACATTCCTTTAAGCAAAAGTGTGGCGGTAGAAAAGGCGTTGGAGAATGTAAAATTAGCTAAGGTGGATACAACCATTCCGCATACAAAAATTTATATAGTAAAAGAAGGTGATAGTCTTTATACTATTGCAAGAAAACATAAAATAAGCGTTGAAAGTATTAAAGAATACAATAAAATAAAAGGAAATTTAATCAATATCAATCAAAAACTTGTGTTAAAAATTAAGGAGAATAATAATGCAAAAATCAAAACAACTCAAAAAATATCAAAAAACTCTCATACAAAAGTCGTTAGTCGTTAG
- a CDS encoding 3-deoxy-D-manno-octulosonate 8-phosphate phosphatase, YrbI family gives MIELIFLDVDGCLTDGKIIYTQNYGEIKEFNVKDGAAIEAWQKLGKKVAIITGRTSECVYFRARDLKIDLVYQGISDKLACAKEILEKLNLDFSQCAAIGDYYNDMSLLEAVGYSFKPKDAHKALKTDKVLNRKGGNGAVSEMIEILIEHNNMQAQWDKLWR, from the coding sequence ATGATAGAACTTATTTTTTTAGATGTAGATGGTTGTCTAACAGATGGTAAAATCATCTATACACAAAACTATGGTGAGATTAAAGAATTTAATGTAAAAGATGGTGCGGCGATTGAAGCTTGGCAAAAGCTTGGTAAAAAAGTTGCTATCATTACGGGTAGGACTAGCGAGTGTGTGTATTTTAGAGCTAGGGATTTAAAAATTGATTTAGTCTATCAAGGTATTAGTGATAAACTAGCTTGCGCTAAAGAAATTTTAGAAAAATTAAATTTAGATTTTTCTCAATGTGCTGCTATTGGGGATTATTATAATGATATGAGTTTGCTTGAAGCAGTTGGATATAGCTTCAAGCCAAAAGATGCACACAAGGCTTTGAAAACTGATAAAGTTTTAAATAGAAAAGGTGGCAATGGAGCAGTGAGCGAGATGATTGAAATTTTAATCGAACATAATAATATGCAAGCTCAATGGGATAAACTTTGGCGATAA
- the yihA gene encoding ribosome biogenesis GTP-binding protein YihA/YsxC has protein sequence MILNAKFLISASKIDEAPQPIYTEIAFLGRSNVGKSSLINTLCKNKNLAKSSSTPGKTQLINFFEVDCKKDEDKFKLIFIDLPGFGYAKVSKKTKAIWNKNLDEFLKERSSIKLFIHLIDSRHENLDIDANLDLYLDSFIRADQKKITVFTKADKLNQSQKAKILNTNKNAILVSNLKKSGIDKLEQKIILESLGLNEE, from the coding sequence ATGATATTAAATGCTAAATTTTTAATTTCTGCTTCCAAAATAGACGAAGCACCACAACCTATATACACTGAAATCGCCTTTTTAGGACGTTCTAATGTGGGTAAAAGTTCTTTGATTAATACACTATGCAAAAATAAAAATTTAGCGAAAAGCTCTTCAACTCCAGGTAAAACACAACTTATTAATTTTTTTGAAGTTGATTGCAAAAAAGATGAGGATAAATTTAAACTAATATTTATTGATTTGCCTGGTTTTGGTTATGCTAAAGTGAGCAAAAAAACTAAGGCTATTTGGAATAAAAATTTAGATGAGTTTTTAAAAGAGCGCAGTTCTATCAAGCTTTTTATCCATCTAATAGATTCAAGACATGAAAATTTAGATATTGATGCAAATTTGGATTTATATTTGGATTCTTTTATTAGAGCTGATCAAAAAAAAATAACAGTGTTTACAAAAGCAGACAAGCTCAATCAAAGTCAAAAAGCAAAAATTTTAAATACAAATAAAAATGCTATCTTAGTGTCAAATTTGAAAAAAAGTGGTATTGATAAATTAGAACAAAAAATCATTTTAGAGAGCTTGGGTTTGAATGAGGAGTAG